One genomic region from Thermoleptolyngbya sichuanensis A183 encodes:
- a CDS encoding glycosyltransferase family 2 protein, producing MFSIYILTYNEEIDIADCLESALLSDDVVVVDSCSGDRTLEIAAQFAERHPVRIVQHAFESHGKQRTWMLESIPPKHPWIYILEADERMTPALFQECCRVIQSEERVGYYVAERVMFMNRWIRRSTQYPRYQLRLLRHGKVWFEDYGHAEREVCNGPTGFLQETYPHYTCSKGFSRWIDKHNRYSSDEAAETLRQLQQGTVNWRSLFWGASEVERRRALKDLSHRLPGRPLLRFLYMYFGLGGWRDGGPGFTWCVLQAFYEYLILLKVWELQQATTHPQVASPPVESGFAKSGLDTTVQQAEAAESGDRPSPTA from the coding sequence ATGTTTTCGATTTATATCCTCACCTACAACGAAGAGATCGACATCGCGGACTGCCTGGAGTCGGCGCTGCTGTCGGACGACGTGGTGGTGGTGGATTCCTGTAGTGGCGATCGCACGCTGGAAATCGCCGCCCAGTTTGCCGAGCGCCATCCGGTTCGGATTGTCCAGCACGCCTTCGAGAGCCACGGCAAGCAGCGCACCTGGATGCTGGAGTCCATTCCGCCCAAGCACCCCTGGATTTATATCCTAGAGGCGGACGAGCGGATGACTCCGGCGCTGTTTCAAGAGTGCTGCCGTGTGATCCAGTCTGAGGAGCGGGTGGGCTACTATGTCGCCGAGCGGGTGATGTTTATGAACCGCTGGATTCGTCGCAGCACGCAGTATCCCCGCTATCAGCTCCGGCTGCTGCGCCACGGCAAGGTCTGGTTTGAGGACTACGGTCACGCCGAGCGTGAGGTCTGCAACGGGCCCACCGGCTTTTTGCAGGAAACCTATCCGCATTACACTTGTAGCAAGGGTTTTAGCCGCTGGATCGACAAGCACAATCGCTATTCCTCCGATGAAGCGGCGGAAACCCTGCGGCAGTTACAGCAGGGAACCGTGAACTGGCGATCGCTCTTTTGGGGAGCTTCGGAGGTGGAGCGTCGCCGCGCCCTAAAAGACCTATCCCACCGCCTGCCCGGTCGGCCGCTGCTGCGGTTTCTCTACATGTACTTTGGGCTAGGGGGATGGCGGGATGGCGGGCCGGGGTTTACCTGGTGCGTTCTGCAAGCCTTTTACGAATACCTGATTTTGCTCAAGGTCTGGGAGTTGCAGCAGGCGACGACCCACCCGCAGGTTGCCTCTCCACCAGTAGAGTCGGGATTCGCCAAATCTGGCCTGGATACGACCGTGCAACAGGCAGAGGCCGCTGAGTCGGGCGATCGCCCTTCGCCAACCGCATAA